Proteins from a single region of Arctopsyche grandis isolate Sample6627 chromosome 1, ASM5162203v2, whole genome shotgun sequence:
- the LOC143912814 gene encoding kelch-like protein 12 isoform X2: MCDSIAHVKIIRNERHSSECLERMYELMSNGKMCDVSLLFNGMRHKVHSLVLAGCSDYFKFMFMDESSPREIPIQNVDSEATQIVLEYCYTGIINLNENTVMNILSVAALFQLQTLVGSCFEFMKNLINIKNCIQFLNVANSHSNMTFQSYVFDYVKMNFDEVSKSGEFLEIEINQLKRVLESDFLNVSSEAVVFSCVKRWIMHKEDRSQYVMPLMECIRLPFIPNEAIFNEVQPFCGTLSKCHQMITNTLQWILLPNSKTLKPSQTKARQSANTVIIVGSFNQNRSSIVEIFDPFKNEWISLFDMSVDRRAFGAVLLNDLLLIIGGYRGEKAVNTVESYNVNTKVKTVLPSLQTARTHVPAVYIGGFVYIAGGRDDRRSQAHLTEDEGQDKPLSTMERWDPDSKLWTFSTPMITPRECYGVAILGDEFYTVGGWAGGTASGATEAFCPANGKWRSCSAMLVKRNWPGIAALNGFLYALCGRSGYSPSLITYSSLERYDPTQNTWSIVGEFPELRYAVGMGAFGKNLLAIGGAVPNKGLVADVQEYDVNSRQWKRVANVLSPREATHVISVSMNWLK, encoded by the exons ATGTGCGACTCAATTGCTCATGTTAAAATTATTCGCAATGAAAGACATTCTTCTGAGTGTTTGGAGCGAATGTATGAGCTAATGTCGAATGGGAAAATGTGCGATGTTTCATTGCTGTTCAACGGAATGAG acaCAAAGTGCATAGTCTCGTTTTAGCGGGATGTAgtgattatttcaaatttatgttcATGGATGAATCGTCACCAAGAGAAATTCCAATTCAAAATGTAGATTCCGAAGCCACGCAAATAGTTTTGGAATATTGCTACACTGGaattataa ATTTGAATGAGAACACAGTGATGAACATACTATCAGTTGCTGCATTatttcaattacaaacattggtGGGAAGTTGCTTTGAGTTCATGAAGAATTTGATCAACATAAAAAACTGCATACAGTTTTTGAACGTCGCAAACTCACATTCTAACATGACTTTTCAAAGTTATGTATTCGATTACGTTAAAATGAATTTTGACGAA GTTTCTAAGTCTGGTGAATTTTTGGAAATTGAGATCAATCAATTAAAACGTGTGTTGGAAAGTGACTTTCTGAACGTCTCTTCAGAAGCCGTAGTTTTCAGCTGTGTTAAGCGATGGATAATGCACAAAGAAGATCGAAGTCAATACGTCATGCCATTGATGGAATGCATAAGATTGCCGTTTATTCCAAACGAA GCGATTTTCAACGAAGTTCAGCCGTTCTGTGGCACCTTGTCAAAGTGCCATCAGATGATAACAAATACTTTGCAATGGATATTATTGCCCAATAGTAAAACTTTGAAACCTTCACAGACGAAAGCCAGACAATCTGCAAACACTGTAATCATCGTTGGTTCGTTCAATCAAAAC CGATCGTcgattgttgaaatttttgatcCCTTTAAAAACGAATGGATTTCACTGTTCGATATGAGTGTTGACAGACGAGCTTTCGGCGCGGTGCTATTGAACGATTTGCTCTTAATTATAGGTGGCTATCGTGGAGAAAAAGCTGTGAATACG GTGGAAAGTTACAATGTTAACACGAAAGTTAAGACGGTGTTACCTTCTCTACAAACTGCGAGAACTCACGTTCCAGCTGTGTATATTGGAGGCTTTGTATACATCGCTGGTGGTAGAGATGACCGTCGATCTCAGGCACATTTGACGGAAGATGAAGGACAGGATAAGCCTTTATCTACAATGGAAAG ATGGGATCCTGATTCGAAGCTGTGGACTTTTTCTACGCCTATGATAACACCTAGAGAATGCTATGGAGTAGCTATTTTAGGAGATGAATTTTATACTGTTGGTGGTTGGGCTGGCGGCACAGCTTCTGGAGCTACAGAAGCGTTTTGCCCTGCGAACGGAAAATGGAGAAGTTGTTCTGCAATGCTGGTTAAAAGAAACTGGCCTGGA ataGCTGCTCTCAATGGATTTTTATATGCTCTTTGTGGTCGAAGCGGGTACAGTCCTAGTCTGATAACTTACTCTTCGCTTGAACGTTACGATCCTACACAAAACACCTGGTCTATTGTCGGGGAATTTCCCGAGCTACGGTATGCAGTTGGAATGGGAGCTTTTGGAAAAAACTTACTTGCCATCG GAGGAGCAGTACCGAATAAAGGTTTGGTGGCAGATGTTCAAGAATATGACGTGAATTCTCGTCAATGGAAACGCGTTGCCAACGTTTTAAGTCCTCGTGAAGCAACGCATGTAATCTCTGTATCGATGAATtggttgaaataa
- the LOC143912814 gene encoding kelch-like protein 12 isoform X1 has protein sequence MCDSIAHVKIIRNERHSSECLERMYELMSNGKMCDVSLLFNGMRHKVHSLVLAGCSDYFKFMFMDESSPREIPIQNVDSEATQIVLEYCYTGIIIDLNENTVMNILSVAALFQLQTLVGSCFEFMKNLINIKNCIQFLNVANSHSNMTFQSYVFDYVKMNFDEVSKSGEFLEIEINQLKRVLESDFLNVSSEAVVFSCVKRWIMHKEDRSQYVMPLMECIRLPFIPNEAIFNEVQPFCGTLSKCHQMITNTLQWILLPNSKTLKPSQTKARQSANTVIIVGSFNQNRSSIVEIFDPFKNEWISLFDMSVDRRAFGAVLLNDLLLIIGGYRGEKAVNTVESYNVNTKVKTVLPSLQTARTHVPAVYIGGFVYIAGGRDDRRSQAHLTEDEGQDKPLSTMERWDPDSKLWTFSTPMITPRECYGVAILGDEFYTVGGWAGGTASGATEAFCPANGKWRSCSAMLVKRNWPGIAALNGFLYALCGRSGYSPSLITYSSLERYDPTQNTWSIVGEFPELRYAVGMGAFGKNLLAIGGAVPNKGLVADVQEYDVNSRQWKRVANVLSPREATHVISVSMNWLK, from the exons ATGTGCGACTCAATTGCTCATGTTAAAATTATTCGCAATGAAAGACATTCTTCTGAGTGTTTGGAGCGAATGTATGAGCTAATGTCGAATGGGAAAATGTGCGATGTTTCATTGCTGTTCAACGGAATGAG acaCAAAGTGCATAGTCTCGTTTTAGCGGGATGTAgtgattatttcaaatttatgttcATGGATGAATCGTCACCAAGAGAAATTCCAATTCAAAATGTAGATTCCGAAGCCACGCAAATAGTTTTGGAATATTGCTACACTGGaattataa TAGATTTGAATGAGAACACAGTGATGAACATACTATCAGTTGCTGCATTatttcaattacaaacattggtGGGAAGTTGCTTTGAGTTCATGAAGAATTTGATCAACATAAAAAACTGCATACAGTTTTTGAACGTCGCAAACTCACATTCTAACATGACTTTTCAAAGTTATGTATTCGATTACGTTAAAATGAATTTTGACGAA GTTTCTAAGTCTGGTGAATTTTTGGAAATTGAGATCAATCAATTAAAACGTGTGTTGGAAAGTGACTTTCTGAACGTCTCTTCAGAAGCCGTAGTTTTCAGCTGTGTTAAGCGATGGATAATGCACAAAGAAGATCGAAGTCAATACGTCATGCCATTGATGGAATGCATAAGATTGCCGTTTATTCCAAACGAA GCGATTTTCAACGAAGTTCAGCCGTTCTGTGGCACCTTGTCAAAGTGCCATCAGATGATAACAAATACTTTGCAATGGATATTATTGCCCAATAGTAAAACTTTGAAACCTTCACAGACGAAAGCCAGACAATCTGCAAACACTGTAATCATCGTTGGTTCGTTCAATCAAAAC CGATCGTcgattgttgaaatttttgatcCCTTTAAAAACGAATGGATTTCACTGTTCGATATGAGTGTTGACAGACGAGCTTTCGGCGCGGTGCTATTGAACGATTTGCTCTTAATTATAGGTGGCTATCGTGGAGAAAAAGCTGTGAATACG GTGGAAAGTTACAATGTTAACACGAAAGTTAAGACGGTGTTACCTTCTCTACAAACTGCGAGAACTCACGTTCCAGCTGTGTATATTGGAGGCTTTGTATACATCGCTGGTGGTAGAGATGACCGTCGATCTCAGGCACATTTGACGGAAGATGAAGGACAGGATAAGCCTTTATCTACAATGGAAAG ATGGGATCCTGATTCGAAGCTGTGGACTTTTTCTACGCCTATGATAACACCTAGAGAATGCTATGGAGTAGCTATTTTAGGAGATGAATTTTATACTGTTGGTGGTTGGGCTGGCGGCACAGCTTCTGGAGCTACAGAAGCGTTTTGCCCTGCGAACGGAAAATGGAGAAGTTGTTCTGCAATGCTGGTTAAAAGAAACTGGCCTGGA ataGCTGCTCTCAATGGATTTTTATATGCTCTTTGTGGTCGAAGCGGGTACAGTCCTAGTCTGATAACTTACTCTTCGCTTGAACGTTACGATCCTACACAAAACACCTGGTCTATTGTCGGGGAATTTCCCGAGCTACGGTATGCAGTTGGAATGGGAGCTTTTGGAAAAAACTTACTTGCCATCG GAGGAGCAGTACCGAATAAAGGTTTGGTGGCAGATGTTCAAGAATATGACGTGAATTCTCGTCAATGGAAACGCGTTGCCAACGTTTTAAGTCCTCGTGAAGCAACGCATGTAATCTCTGTATCGATGAATtggttgaaataa
- the LOC143921198 gene encoding kelch-like protein 5, with protein MPVTMCDLGRVELFKDLQHPIWNLGRMYELMLGQQYCDLRIKFNGEICDVHCVVMAGSSDYFKLNVDGNSADIKEIEIQNVDSDAMKKLIEFCYTGTIDIRENTAKSIISAAYLLQLNSVVEACCKFLEPSINSSNCVDVLELGKMYCPNLVKAGLKYAQINFEEVVLSENFVKLDAQTITDLLKSELNVLSEMAVLSCVKKWHAHDPSQRTRHLGSIFEFVKLPLLPPQVLLDEVKPMCGLEAHCEGFVTEAIQWRILPSRKNQLKSFRTEPRKPLSTILVIGSWTTAGSPYVEFYDFVKKEWSTVLKFKFERRHFSAVLFDEKLLLIGGLINSSYTYMVESFDLKTGILMPMTPLQTSRGYAATVVLGNSVYIIGGRDIAGPLDTVERWNSETGSWTYVTPMSTVRYGCGASTMGNEIFVVGGFNTNAIGTTEAFCPGIGKWRQCASMHAKRMWPGVASVGGYLYAIGGRDNNTHTALKYSSVERYDPNLDKWSFVANISSLRYGVAAGVLRGNLVVVGGATDSDALNDVEEYDSEANQWKSLAPLKIGRKVSNIISIPLNLVKKINPGKHIT; from the exons Atgc CAGTGACAATGTGTGATTTGGGCAGAGTGGAATTGTTCAAGGATCTCCAGCATCCAATTTGGAATTTGGGCCGAATGTACGAGCTGATGCTAGGTCAACAATATTGTGATTTACGAATCAAATTCAACGGGGAAAT tTGTGATGTACACTGTGTTGTGATGGCCGGATCTAGTGATTACTTCAAATTGAATGTTGATGGAAATTCTGCCGATATAAAAGAAATCGAAATTCAGAATGTGGACTCTGACGCTATGAAGAAATTGATTGAGTTTTGTTATACGGGAACTATAG atatacGTGAAAATACGGCAAAAAGTATAATTTCGGCTGCATATTTGCTTCAATTGAACTCAGTAGTGGAAGCTTGTTGTAAATTTTTAGAGCCATCTATAAATTCCAGTAATTGTGTTGACGTTCTTGAACTCGGTAAAATGTATTGTCCAAACTTAGTAAAAGCTGGATTAAAGTATGCTCAAATTAATTTTGAAGAG GTAGTTCTTTcggaaaattttgtaaaattggaCGCTCAGACAATCACAGATCTTCTTAAGTCAGAATTGAACGTACTCTCAGAGATGGCAGTGCTATCTTGCGTCAAAAAATGGCATGCCCACGATCCTTCTCAAAGAACACGTCATCTGGGATCAATATTCGAGTTTGTGAAGCTGCCGCTTCTGCCACCGCAAGTTTTGTTGGACGAAGTGAAGCCCATGTGTGGTTTGGAAGCTCATTGCGAAGGCTTCGTGACCGAGGCTATACAGTGGCGAATTCTTCCCAGCAGAAAGAATCAGCTGAAATCTTTCAGAACTGAACCACGAAAACCGCTGTCGACGATTCTAGTCATTGGATCGTGGACAACCGCT GGATCTCCTTATGtggaattttacgattttgtcAAGAAAGAATGGTCGACTGTGTTGAAATTCAAGTTTGAAAGACGACACTTCAGTGCCGTTTTGTTCGATGAAAAGTTGTTACTCATCGGTGGACTCATTAACTccagttatacatatatg GTGGAGAGCTTCGATCTGAAAACTGGAATTCTAATGCCGATGACGCCATTGCAAACAAGTCGTGGATATGCAGCTACGGTTGTTTTGGGTAACTCCGTATACATCATTGGAGGTCGAGATATTGCAGGACCTCTTGACACTGTAGAAAG ATGGAATTCAGAAACCGGCTCCTGGACTTACGTCACTCCTATGTCTACAGTTAGATACGGGTGTGGTGCGTCCACAATGGGCAATGAGATATTTGTAGTAGGGGGTTTCAATACGAATGCAATCGGTACTACTGAAGCATTTTGTCCTGGAATTGGAAAGTGGAGACAATGTGCTTCAATGCACGCCAAAAGGATGTGGCCTGGG GTGGCTTCTGTTGGTGGTTATTTGTATGCCATAGGTGGTCGTGATAATAACACTCACACTGCTCTAAAGTACTCTAGCGTGGAACGATACGACCCAAATTTAGATAAGTGGTCCTTTGTAGCCAACATCAGCTCCCTTCGATACGGAGTTGCAGCCGGTGTTTTGAGAGGAAACCTAGTTGTCGTCG GTGGCGCAACGGATTCCGACGCTTTGAATGATGTAGAAGAATACGACAGCGAAGCCAATCAGTGGAAAAGTCTTGCGCCGCTGAAGATTGGAAGAaaagtttcaaatattatatcaattccTCTTAATCtcgttaaaaaaattaaccCCGGCAAAcacattacataa